The Helianthus annuus cultivar XRQ/B chromosome 11, HanXRQr2.0-SUNRISE, whole genome shotgun sequence region taccggttcatagttttcttatgttagtttttttttatcacgacgctatcggttgtaagtttgtaaaaatataacccttttataacttgttattcccaacttaaactaagacaagtaaataaaaaaatgaaaaagtttttgaaaaaaatttggggtgtttagcggttccaatagagttttgtgtaaggcttgttttaggattttgcaaaattctaaggttttagcatcccccccacacttaaattacacattgtcctcaatgtgtccaaaaataaagtttttggttgattagaatatgtaaaagtgtgtttaaaaacaaagatttgtgttactggcgctctggacacggccccgtgttgaccgggcacggccccgtggtcaagtgccagtaacaaaaattatagaagtgaaacagaagcctggacacgggggcgtgttcgctgaacacggcccgtgtccagttacctgaactgggtgatttcctgcagggggctcagcacggggccgtgttggttggccacggcccgtgtggagccttctgttatggagatttttgtcggtttgttctgttcttctgcatggttccattttttctcgttccctttttcatccattaccaccacgagtccataaatcataaaaaccatcataacattgctgatagagagataatacataaaaaaaattacatagatagtaagcttatggagttctagccctatgttttattttaatgttagcaaaatttccaagaatctactgatcttggttagataaggctttgtagagctccaTCTTTCGGACAtgtttctcctcatatgtcggcaagccactcctctacctcccttggaaggaggaaggaaggctcgtttgcatttgtttgaggagtttcaacttccgtcgggacttcttgtgggatttccataggaggttccgcggggatgtctccccacccggtagggttgttaataccgagtgctaagttccagtcttgttgtggaaggactggttccatgggaggtgccaccaaaatgtttaacctttggtgcaaaaggttaatctcttggaagctgctttccaatcccatcgtaagatcgttgatacggtcaatgaggacctcctctacggacgtcatttcgtcgagagcctctcttagtgctatcacgtagtgcacaagtgtggcttcaacggagggcctccttccccttcggctgtttgaggaatgaacggatgatgtttcgctgttttcactcgccattctacgaaaaataaaccaaaaatagtttataagactaaacagtttctggacacggccccgtgctcattgagcacggccccgtgttcatctttctgcagaattttggagcaaggaatcttgggtttttaagttattttctgggTTTATGCAATCTTTTTGTCAgcaaataactttaaacaatgttacataacatgtttttaccaagattctatgatcaaaactcattgttccctaccacaaagattgaaaattcaaacttttcatggtagttcttgaagaaagatgaagaagaaggaaatgtctagaagaggaaaggacaagatgagttgttggaaacttcttttagacttacctaggattgtttgagagaagattccttcaaatctctgtccccaagttggtccaaatgtgcaggatttttggctgcatttatagaaaacgacagcctgctggacacggccccgtgtccgctggacacggccccgtgtgcagagaaaattctgacacagtttgtccgtattctgacgtcatgatcagaagggaatcttttgatggacacgggggcgtgttggccgagcacggccccgtgtcggaaagctgatttatgaagttttgtctttattaaggagctaattcttatcgggtggctcctgacttgttggaacaaccccaaagtgcctaagataccttaattgtcctatactaaggcgagaacgcaagaggttgtcggtgagggtaattcctattttcattctaggtggacaagtccaaccctttcccgggctctcgttaaagaaggtgtatgccgaatcgctcaggtttatgtatgcaccgaacgaggtcgatggggagtccttcacggcacaatcggcacagggacgactatcgtccacgtcttgtctaggaagaaaggtattttcgggagcaacgaggttgttagaatgcggttccaacatttcctcatggtcatcatcttgggatggatctaagaaatccttcctaagttcttttgaccaatttagaagtagttcttctagttgaaatagctcgtcaaggagcatatctcctagaatatccggttgggcgcattcgagggagaaatagtgtttatttttactttcgcccctcttaaagttacaaggaattggtgggtctatatagtgtggcctataagtgaggaagaaacattttaattcctcgtgttcgcctccacatatttgacaccacaaaccataagagtgccgaaagtaaaaagaatcactattactcatgtttgtatcagaagttaccaaccgccgggatcaaacggttctgttttcagtaactgaatcttgggcacgggggcgtgttgagtggacacggccccgtgttcagcctactgtctgatataaaacaggattgccagttccaatgattgggcacgggggcgtgttcagcgggcacggccccgtgctgagctctgcagaagctgaaaaatctaaaaaaaaaatcctaaaaattaaagaaaaataaaaagatgattaggccgttgattcctaactttcttaaaatccttgtgtccccggcagcggcgccaaaaacttgatgcgtgttagtgtatatatgtttttagatgtttatttaagccctttttacacttttagccaagttttaaatttataaaacacgatatttactaacactaagcacacatatgggcaagtgcacccatcgtggacgtagtatagtgttggtaagataccgaggtcgtccaaggacacaagagcttttaataccggtttatcctcaacgtctaatcaaatcaaaaagttagaaaaatgttttaaactaagaaaaataaaaactaactaaatgctgaaaaataaaaataaaataaaaacagatagacaagatgaatcacttggatccgacacgtgtattagtataacctttgattattttcgcacttttgcacttgtttaagagattatcttagttattgtagtaggcccctttttcgaaggcgacgttaccctcaacccagtagtttgagtcagcaaggatacaatcctaaagggtcggattattgaaagataatgaattaagttattaatgcaaattatggtaggccccgttttcggcggtgacgttaccctcggctaagtagtctgagtcagcagggatacagtcctaaatagccggattatagtattaatagtagttagcttatgagggggtcaaagagtttggatccccgccatccaatacctatgggcattgaaggagatcctactaaatttgacccaggtcccaagcaggacctctaaacgctgaacaagggcaagacctttaccaaaccgttcccttaacccccgaccaggtagccaacatacctccatatagaccgtggagatatgaatggtgaaaatcttttattttatatagacagtaaaataatgccaagacaccacggacaaacgataaggaaagatcaccttcaacataagtaactagttattaaagtcattaatacaaaaccaaataaaaagtgcaaaagattaaaaataaaaagtattatactaaacacttgtcttcaccaagtgatgtaagagacttaggcaaacatggccttgattgtcaagaactcttacgatcaatcttggatcccgagacgactcacacactctatgatggacaatggatgatggtggtggatgatggtgttatggtggtgatgggtggtggatgaagtgtgagagaggtggtgtgccaagggatgagagagaatgaaaccaagctcctctatttataggctgaacagaacgctggacacggccccgtgtccgctggacacggccccgtgcccgtctgacattctctctcttcattaattgtaattgcgaattacaattaatgcgcctgctgtactttcaacacgccccccgtgtccgctgggcacggccccgtggtgagcaatggaagcttctactggtttgtcttttctgctgcttcctgggcacgcccccgtgttcactggacacggggcgtgttcagacttctgttctcttctctttgtcttgggaggtgccgttgagggtccgggcagtttacttttgtcccttttcttgtatttatggtagaattagtggtctttttgcttcttttatgattttgagctcatttcatcctgaaaatacaaaaggaagacaaaaacactctttttccaacattagtacttaaaaagggttagttttatgccttaattgatgtgttttatatgttgcattttacacacatcataacccctagagacgtattagatacgctgcccgattgatctagggttccgtaacggctgtcgtggttctgcccgacgtagtagttggaatgccgtctcggggagggtattactaatgttaaaatgggttattatactaacacacgtgcatttgtgtaatttatagattatctccaggaaacccttacgaaaaacctaaaacagcaatgtgagtgatccttctttttatgtactcatttttgtgagtaatcctctttttgttatatgtttttacaaaacctcacttaattaaatatatacaaagcagttattgagtatttgtaaagaatacaattatagtggatatgttggggttttgtatacaaaattggttactggcgtggtaacgtcccataagttgagtatgaccgtaccactgatgttaattgtgatgtcttggatacaaatgtaattgcggatgtgccctcaatactgcaaattggtttttacttaaacttgattaaactgggaatcactcaccagtatttcccactgacaaaatgtttttaaaacgcgtttcaggtaacaaaatgtgaaagccaaatagaagccagctggacagcactggaggcttggaaaagtggcaataaagttacctaataataaaatggatgtttttattcaaataaataggatttattcctatgaaacgtgtgtattgaaaacttgggttttacccatatgtttaatgttataaaacatggtggtttactctgattaaaatatttcctaactaaggtcctgatgaaaatttccgctgccaaattggataaataaatgtgataccaccgaaactggctcacggccgcccgttcccgggaactagggatcgggggctgtgacagaacaCTACCTTCACGACcatatttgacccatttggttatTTAATGGAATTCACCATTTATCAATATACCGAACATATTACAACCAAATATTTTATCTAGTGAGTTCCACCACTTTATTTACATTCCAAACATGACTAATTAATCAATATTATCAGCGAACTTATCTAATTAACTACTTTAACCCGTTTGGTTTGTCAGGTGAACTTTGTCACTTCATTGACTTACCACCCATACTCTAACCATTCATTTTTGGCCCATTTGGTTTGCcgagtgaacttcgtcacttctaTGACATACCAAACCCGCATTTGACACTACGATCCCATTAACATTTCTAAGGCTATTATTTATGCACGATGTAACGAAACCGAAAGTTACGTACCTTTAGAGCGTTCCCTTCAAGCGCGTGTCtgctccggcttgtccgcttgaagaCTCGGCTcctttgcctatagagttcaatcaacgCTTCGTTTAGAACTCCATTCATGTCATATAACGCATAATTCATCTTATCATTCAAATATGCATTTTGTTCGAAATTTCTATTTCTAGctttcttttaggcatttcaacaaataCCTAAAGGGCATTATTTCACCATATCAacaatcaagttcatgactaCTTATTTAGCCAAGATTTTATCATCTTTTACAAGTCAATCATCTAATTTATAGTTCAATATCAAGATTAACTTTATAGAATTCAAATAACACTAGTTTACTAATCATGATTCTAGTGTTCATCATGCTTGTACAAAACCCACTAAACACACATAGTGGATGATCATGAATTTCATAGTTTAAACACTAATTCAACAAACTAATGACTatggtttactcctagacatgattTCATTACTATTTCATCCAAACAACGATCATGCAAGCTCAAATTTCGAATCTCATGTGTTCATCTAGAATTTGAGATGGAACCAAAATatgaaatttgacataccttgtgatcacTTTACTGAGATGATCACTAATTTGTGCTTGGGTTTCAATTTGGGTTTGATTTGGCCTCTTGATTTGATCAATTCTTGCAATTTAGGGTTTTGAGCATGAGAGCTCCCCTGGCTCTTGTTGGAATCGAAGAAcaacacacgtatgtgtgtgttttgtgtttagTAATTGTTTCAATTAAAACTCTAATTCATTTGTCCATGTTTAGTCCCTTAATTTTACCCAAGTTTTGTAAAGGGTATTTTAACCATGTTTGTTCTATTATGTCAAGAcactaactaactaggttatttattcctagttattttatcTTAACTAATACCAATATTTAGTTTacaatataatatttatatttttggggtgttacaggtgGGTGCAGAGAAGGCACCAGTGAACGGGTTTGCCGCGCGACAACATCGCGGCCGACCCTCACCACCCCGGTGATTAAGTAAAGAAGTGGCGAGTGTTTACCGCATGTCGTTCGTTCGAAATTGCTCGGAAAATactcgttcgatttgacgctcggttgtaaatGAGCCGCTCTGCTCTGTTCGgttcgaattattatttttaattagtatacatatacatatacatatacatatacatatacatatacatatacatatacatatacatatacatatacatatacatatacatatacatatacatatacatatacatatacatatacatatacatatacatatacatatacatatacatatacatatacatatacatatacatatacatatacatacacatgtatacacataaatataaattatacatatatacacactcctatatatacacacacacatacatatatacttaaatataaaataaatttatagttttatatataccattttattagattttggtccactatatacaaatttacaactatatctatacgtgTTATCCCAATCACgccaataaaaaaaattaatatcaaatctACAAGTTAAAACCTAAATCGGTAAACGATAGTATGCTCATCGCCTCAATGTTCcatgtcgttaccctaagtcgatcATCTCCTGCTCTCAACGTcattgttcgtgcaatatgatcatcgcctcgtcgaccacaacattgttatttataagaaaaatatCATGTCATGAAATTTGCCTGTTTTTATTGACATAAAATCTTGAGACCCAACATTGTCATtatctatctcagcaaatttaaatcgGGTGACATGATTGTCAAAATCGCTTGAACTTCGCTCGACCCTCGCTCGAAATATTTACTGCTTGGAAAATGCTCACTGGGTTTGAGGCTCGATTTTAAATGAGTTGCTCCGCTCGATTCAGTTTGGTTTGTAAATGAGCCAACCACGAACAAATGTctgctcggttcgactcggctcgtgaacagccatACATAGCGGAAGAAGAGGGGAaggagaaagagagagagttgAATAATGGTGGGCACACTCTTTCCAACCAATTACAAattttttctgtttttatatttaataaaatagttTACCCCTCCTTAAGAGAGACCACCCCTTATGTTTtagttaggggtgttcaaaaaaatccgaatccgaaaccgAATCTGAAATATCTGAAaacccgtatccgaaatatccgaattttcggatatccgaaaatcggataatccgaaaattcggattcggattcggatagtaattttgagaattttcggataatcggattatccgaaaatttaatttttatttttttcggatatctgaatatctgaaaatatccgaagtatccgaaaaatatccgaagtatccgaaaaatatccgaagtatccgaaaaatatccgaaaaaaatatccgaaaaatatccgaagtatccgaaatatccgaaaaatatctgaaatatccgaaaatatccgaaatttatattcggatatccgaaactatccgaaaaatctggttccaaatattaaaaaacaataaaaaaataaaaattaaataaaaaattggatattcggatatccgattagatatccgaacccgaatccgaaatttcgagtatatccgaaaatcggatatccgaaatttcggattcgggttcggatgtcaatatttcactatccgaaatttcggatatccgattttcggatatccgaaaaccggattatccgatcttgaacacccctagttttaGTGTAAGACCATATGTAGTGTAAGACCATATGTAGTGTAAGACACAAATAATGCCCTCACacttgggcgttttgcgccatgtagCAGTACAGTAAGCAATGGGGCATTGTGGGGCCCcgtttttctaaaatgagtgTAGTGGATATGTGGACATTGTGGGGTATTATGTTAAAAGGGTTGTTAAACGATTAAAAAACCATCCAAAAATGTTATTGGGCAAACAAAAACCATCCAACCAGTCATTGGCCAAAGAGATTGAACAAGGCATGGAAAAAAGAACGTCGGATGCATTGTTTTGAAAAAACGCCTAGAGGCGGGTGTGGgggctttttttgaagaaaaacgCCCAAAAACCTTCCAAAGAGGGAACACAGAGAGGAgaattagggcatgtttggctaagcttattatagttaaaaaggacttttggaaaaggacttttgggaaaaaagactttttgaaaaggagttttttttttaaaaagtgtttgaattagcttattgatgtaaaatgactaaaatgtgCATTCTTTTAGATATAAGAGGGTAACgaaggggtatattggtaatttgtagtttgaaaagttaaaaactggccaagaagtcacaatattgtgacttcttgaaacctcctttttcttctttgcaaaAAGTCATTTCTAAAAggacttttggcttagccaaacacaaaaacaacttattggctttttgataagtcaataaaccaataagttgttttgaaaagcttagccaaacatgcccttaacaTTAGACGGAGAGGTGGAAATTTACCATATCATGAGGGGAGAACCCTTTcacctagggctgtaaacgaaccgaacgaacacgaacaaggccttgttcgtgttcgttcgttaaggaaataaatgtgttcacgaacggttcatgaacacttaccgaacgagattttgtgttcgtgtttgttcattaaggaaatgagcgtgttcgcgaatggttcacgaacacaaacgaacataaataaatttggcgaacgcgacgaaggataaagatagatgcccagagagtagcacttgAACTTAAATCCTTTATTGTGGtacggaggtcgatcgtattcgccgatgtaaataatgagaaatgaaagggaaatactgcataaacaaggtgaaagaggGTTTCCTAATTttattgttagggtaataaaataaataaaattactaATATAAAAAGCACACATAAAATATATgtaagtacaaagatcttcaattaaagcACAAAGATATGAACATAAAAGAatgcaaatcaacgaatgttcatgaacacgttcacgaacaccttaccgaacgttcacgaacacaatcgaacggaCGAGACCTctattcatgttcgttcatttaactaatcgaacgaatttttttgttcatgttcgtttgtttattaaacgaacgaacataaacaaacttcccaCCAAACGGTTTACGAACTATTCGCTGaacgttcgattcgtttacagccctaatttcTCCTTTTTTTTTTAAGGGCCTAATCCAGGCCTAGTTTCACTCCATTTCACCCTAACCACTCTTTCCTATTTTAGCAAAAGAGTTGCAGCACCATAAACCCCCCCAAATCCAGGCCTAATTTCACTCCATTTCCTCTTCACCATCCATCCACAAAACCCCCCCATTCCCAAACCCTAACCCCACCAACCAACCCACTCACTAATGTCCACAACCACCGTTTCCAAAGGCTCCACCGTAGAAGTCAGCAGCAACGATCCCGGCTTCCACGGTGCATGGTACGTTGCCAGCCTCATCGACCAACTCCCACCTTCCCCCACCAACGAACTCAAATACTTAGTCAAATACGATACCTTACTTACAGATGATACTCCCAATAAACCATTAACAGAAATCGTAAACCCCTCGTGTGTACGCCCATTGCCGCCTCGTAATCTCCGCCGCAACAATGTTAAAAGTGCGGCGGTTGTTGTAGCGGAGAGtagtggtggtggcagtggtggtggtggtgctgatTTTGAGTTGTATGATGTGGTGGATGCGTATCATAGGGAAGGGTGGTGGATTGGGGTGGTGAATAAGGTGGTGAATGGTGGTGGGGTTAGGAAGTATCTTGTTTCGTTTGAGAATCCGACGGAGGAGGTGGAGTTTGGGAGGGGGCAGCTTCGGTTGCATGTCGATTGGGTTGACGGGCGGTGGGTGGTTCCGCCGAAGAAGGTATatgttgatttttgattgatatgattgtttttagggttttgaggttTATGTTTAGGTAGATTGTATTGTTATTGTGCCATTGTGGAGGTTGTTAGGGTTTTAGGTGTTTTTGTGAAGGAATTAGGGTTTATGTATGAGGTGAAATTAGTGGTGGTTGAATTGGTTTTTTCCGCCAAACTGGTTCGGGTTATTAATAGAACCAGGTTGGGTTGGTCAACTTTGGTCAACGCCGGTTTGAGGAGAAACTGGTTTGGGTGAAAATTGTTCAGACCATATTCAAATCCGTTTGGGTCAGGTTGAAACCGGTTTGGGTCATAAACCGGTATTTAAAACCTGTATTTAAAAAGAAGTGATATAATTTGGTGGGTCGGGTTGAAAGCGGTTTGGATGATGAGAGGGGGAACGGATATACAAACTGATGGTTTGGGTTGGGTTGAAATCAGTTTGGTAGTGCATATTGGGTCGGGTCACGAACCGGTTTGAAATACCAAACCAGTTTTTTGTCCATCTCTAGCTGAAACACTGAAACACACACACTGACCTTACATtttttgagatataggttatcgtgTGAATTTACATTAGCTAATTGATTTATGGAATGTTATATGGTATTTGGAACAACAAGGTAACTTCCAGAAGCCCGAGAAGGAGAATTTGTGTGATATCTTATATAATCTAATATCCTAACATGCATACACTTGTTATAGCTCCTAACTGAATGTGTCTATATTGAAGTAAAGTTATATGGTAATGGTTCGTTTGACTAAAAAAGTCAACACGATACTCTTAACTGTGTATTTAAACATTATATGTTCTCTGATTTTACACAGATACCAGAGCATGTATTAGCTGCTAGAAATGCTAAACGTGCATTAGAGTCCAACAACGATGCTCATCCAGGCCTTGAAACACCAGCTAATGGTGCTCAAACAACTGATGTAGACGACCCAACTGTTGACCCGTTACTGTCTTCTTTAAAAAAGAGTGCTTCAAAGAAAAACACCGTGAGTTGCTTCAACCACGTGTACTCTTTAACTGTCTGGGATTTCTTGATTTACGTCTTACGTATGCAGGACGGCAGTTCTGAGACGGTTGGTGACGTGGAAGCTTCGGTTCCTTCTAGAAAGAATAAAAGAATTACGAGCTTGTTAGAACAAGATTCAGGTGGAAAAAAGTTACAATCTTCAGCAGGTGTGGAAAACCTTCGCTACTTTTCCTTGGATCCGGTTGACTCGTTTTTGTTTAAGCTAGTTTATTCGATTTAAATGTTTGACCCGTTAGATAGAAAAACTCAACTCATAAGTACAAGGTTAGAAATTGCCACCTCATGATCGTATAATCGCAATTGTTCATGTTACACGAAATAGAGGATTGATTGAAGTAAACAAAATCTAATATCATGTTGATTGTGGTATTATAGGTAGCAAGGGAAACACAAAAGTTAAGGCGTCGATGACGGAAAAACACATATCTGATGCTAATAATGAAGATTCACCTGTTGTGGAACACGAAATGATCACCACAGTACGCAGTTTTAGCACTACGAAAGAGTTGAAACATAATTCTTTtgggaaaaataaaataaagtaaataaGTTGGATAGTTTTCGAACAAAAGTTGGCTCA contains the following coding sequences:
- the LOC110890595 gene encoding DUF724 domain-containing protein 3 — its product is MSTTTVSKGSTVEVSSNDPGFHGAWYVASLIDQLPPSPTNELKYLVKYDTLLTDDTPNKPLTEIVNPSCVRPLPPRNLRRNNVKSAAVVVAESSGGGSGGGGADFELYDVVDAYHREGWWIGVVNKVVNGGGVRKYLVSFENPTEEVEFGRGQLRLHVDWVDGRWVVPPKKIPEHVLAARNAKRALESNNDAHPGLETPANGAQTTDVDDPTVDPLLSSLKKSASKKNTDGSSETVGDVEASVPSRKNKRITSLLEQDSGGKKLQSSAGSKGNTKVKASMTEKHISDANNEDSPVVEHEMITTENCETEDGKSSQKKKRGRRPKLLSKGGPEITVDLDEQPLSQLAGLKRSSCFRPDHGDEPPNQATVTSVGTTEYEKNWPFIKRSPIWATIASLEIYQTPPQQPHFSPLKKIKEDHREGLAIAHMVTFGNLVQTLSDIQLTDPVNVMNNSLEILGDLETHGFNVGALRGRLNKLLSLKSKVSQHGIKLKKAEAELEKCNGEKCAEEKEFKEMEMKMKELQEKMAQSVTRMEVKEKEIMSLKSNLRHVSEQITDCELAFKKLAATPLQVGTIVMAH